The window GAGCCAGGCGCCGCCGCCCAAGGCCAGAGCGACCAGCGCGCTGTTCCACTCGTTGCCGTTGCGCAACCCCTCGGCGACTCGGGGCGCGTGAAGAAGCACGAACCAAAGAAGAAACATGAGCCCCAGGAGAGAAGCTGACAGGCGGGCTTTCTGGCCAGTGACGATGCTGAGGGACGCCGCGATGAAGGCCACCCCGGTCAGGTAGGTCCAGAATAGATGGCCGGGGAGCCAGTTGGGTATCAATGTCGCGACGAACGTCGCGTACATGAAGTGCTGCACCCCAAAGACGGCCATCGGGAGCGCAAACAAAAGGCGCCCGAGCGTGAGGGTTGGACCTCCCGCAAGGAAGAAGGTGGCGCCGCACATTGCGAGCGCTTCGAACGCACGAGTCCGCGCAACCCCGTCGCGGAAAATCGCAACCGGCCCCGGTAGATGAAAGAGCAATACGATGACGAGGAGGAGCATGCTCAAGAGGCTCGACGCCCGGCGAGCGTACTTAGTCGTCACGATGCCCACTCCGGCGGCGAGCAGGACAAAACCCGAGATAAACGCCCAGAAGGTGCGCCAGGGGAGCCAAGAGGGTGCAATCAGCGGTCCCGGCACGAAATCGGCGTAAGCGAGCTGCTGAATGCCAAGCGCCCCAACGGCGATGGCGAAGGCTAGCCGGCCGGGCTTGGTCAGTTTGTCCATAGCCGAGCACTCTGACCTAGGCAGCGACTCAAGACAATAGTCGGATGGCCAGACTCGATGGGGCGCCAGCGACTGGCTATATACTGCGCCCAACCTTCCTTGCGGTCGGAGGGGCTGGTGTTGCGTCCGGCCGTGCTTAGGAAGCGAGCGTGGACGGCATCCTGCGACGTGCACCAGGAAGAACCGATGCGGCCAGCCCCGGAGAGATCTCGACGCGCCAACCGTCTGATTCAAACTACATCCCACGAAGAGGAACCATGGGTCTATTGCGCCTCGCTGCCGTCATTCCGCTTCTTTACGGCCTGGCCGCCTCCACCGGAGGCGATGAACCCACGCTGACGGGTTTCACGCCCGCGAACGCCCGCGTCGAACGAGGGTGGGAGAGCAAGTTCCTGGCCAGTCCGAGCCCCGACAACATGCGGGAGACCATGCGGCGCCTGAGTGCTCGGCCACACCACGTGGGGTCGGCTTACGACAAGGACAATGCGGAGTGGATCCTGGCGAGGTTCAAGGAGTGGGGCCTGGAGGCGAAGATCGAGACCTTCGATGTGCTGTTCCCGACGCCGAAGCAGCGACTCGTCGAGATGCTTGAGCCGACGCCGTTCAAGGCGAAGCTGGAGGAGCCGGCCCTCGCGGTCGATCCCACGAGCAGCCAGAAGGCCGAGCAGCTCCCGACCTATAACGCGTACTCGGTCGATGGCGACGTCACTGGCCTCCTCGTGTACGTGAACTACGGCCTCCCCGAGGATTATGAGCAGCTGGAGCGACTCGGGGTCTCGGTCAAGGGGGCGATCGTCCTCGCTCGCTACGGCCACTCGTGGCGCGGCATCAAGCCAAAAGTAGCGGCGGAGCACGGCGCCGTCGGCTGCCTCATCTACTCCGACCCGCGCGACGACGGGTACTTCCAGGACGACGTCTTCCCCCAGGGGCCGATGCGCCCGAGAGAAGGGGTACAGCGCGGAAGCGTCATGGACTTCCCTTCCTCGAGTCCGGGCGATCCCCTCACACCGGGCGTGGGGGCGACGCCAGAGGCGAAGCGCCTTCCCCTCGCGGAGGCGAAGAGCATTACGAAGATTCCGGTATTGCCCCTCTCCTACGGTGATGCCGAACCGCTTCTAGCCGCCCTCAGAGGGCCGATGGCGCCGGGGGAGGGGAGGGGCGCGCTGCCGGTTCCATATCACGTGGGACCAGGGCCGGCGAAGGTACACCTCAAGATGGCCTCGAACTGGGATGTCAAGAAGGTCTACGACGTCGTGGCTACGATCCCCGGAGCGGAGCAACCGGACCAGTGGGTCGTGCGCGGCAACCACCACGATGCCTGGGTGAACGGCGCGGAAGATCCGATCTCGGGTCTCATTGCCCTGATGGAGGAGGCTCGGGCGATCGGTACCCTCCTGAAGGAGGGATGGAGGCCGAAGCGCACGATTGTCTACTGCGCGTGGGACGGCGAGGAGCCGATGCTGCTGGGATCCACGGAGTGGGCGGAGACCCACGCGGAGGAGCTGCGCCGGCACGCTGTCGCTTACATCAACACGGACGGCAACAGCCGCGGGTTTCTCTCCATGGCCGGGTCGCACACCCTGGAGCCGTTCGTCAACGCGGTGGCGCAAGACGTGCAGGACCCGGAGGCAAAGATCTCCGTCTGGAGGCGCCTGCGGGCAGAGGCCCTTCGCTCCGCCCGAAGCGCCGACGACCGCCAGGAGATCCGCAAGCGCAGCGACTTGCGCATGAACCCTCTGGGCTCGGGCAGCGACTACACCGCCTTCATCGACCACCTGGGCGTGGCGAGCCTGGATTTGAGCTACACAGGTGAAGACGAGGGCGGCATCTACCACTCGATCTACGACGACTTCTACTGGTTTACGCACTTCTCCGACAAGGACTTCGTGTACGGGCGGGCTCTCGCCCAGACCGTGGGGCTGGCCGTTCTGCGCCTCGCCAACGCGGACCTCCTCCCATTCGCGTTCGATGGCTTCGCCGACACCATGCAGACCTACTTGAAGGAGCTGAAGGCGCTGCTCAAGGAAAAGCAAGAAAAAGTCGCCGAAGTCAATCGCGAGATCGATGAAGGAGTGTTCTCGGCGACGCTCGATCCCCGGCGTCCCACGATCGCTCCTCCGAGAGAAGACGTGCCTCCCCACTTGAACTTCGCCCCGCTGGAGAACGCGGTGGAGGCCGTCCGCCGGAGCGGCGAGCGCTACGCAAAGGCGAGCGCACGGCTGCAGGGGCGCGATGGACTCCCCGCCGACGTCCTCTCGCGAGTGAACGGGCTGCTGATGCGGAGCGAGCGACTGCTGACCTCGGAAGGAGGCTTACCGCGAAGGCCGTGGTTCAAGCACCTGATCTATGCGCCGGGCGTCTATTCCGGTTACGGGGCGAAGACCATGCCCGGCGCGCGGGAAGCTATAGAACAGAAGCGTTATGCGGAGGCCGACGGCGAAATCGCACGGATCGCAAGCGCACTGCAGGACGAGGTGG of the Vicinamibacteria bacterium genome contains:
- a CDS encoding M28 family metallopeptidase, with protein sequence MGLLRLAAVIPLLYGLAASTGGDEPTLTGFTPANARVERGWESKFLASPSPDNMRETMRRLSARPHHVGSAYDKDNAEWILARFKEWGLEAKIETFDVLFPTPKQRLVEMLEPTPFKAKLEEPALAVDPTSSQKAEQLPTYNAYSVDGDVTGLLVYVNYGLPEDYEQLERLGVSVKGAIVLARYGHSWRGIKPKVAAEHGAVGCLIYSDPRDDGYFQDDVFPQGPMRPREGVQRGSVMDFPSSSPGDPLTPGVGATPEAKRLPLAEAKSITKIPVLPLSYGDAEPLLAALRGPMAPGEGRGALPVPYHVGPGPAKVHLKMASNWDVKKVYDVVATIPGAEQPDQWVVRGNHHDAWVNGAEDPISGLIALMEEARAIGTLLKEGWRPKRTIVYCAWDGEEPMLLGSTEWAETHAEELRRHAVAYINTDGNSRGFLSMAGSHTLEPFVNAVAQDVQDPEAKISVWRRLRAEALRSARSADDRQEIRKRSDLRMNPLGSGSDYTAFIDHLGVASLDLSYTGEDEGGIYHSIYDDFYWFTHFSDKDFVYGRALAQTVGLAVLRLANADLLPFAFDGFADTMQTYLKELKALLKEKQEKVAEVNREIDEGVFSATLDPRRPTIAPPREDVPPHLNFAPLENAVEAVRRSGERYAKASARLQGRDGLPADVLSRVNGLLMRSERLLTSEGGLPRRPWFKHLIYAPGVYSGYGAKTMPGAREAIEQKRYAEADGEIARIASALQDEVALIDSASAELEKTSS